Proteins co-encoded in one Amaranthus tricolor cultivar Red isolate AtriRed21 chromosome 7, ASM2621246v1, whole genome shotgun sequence genomic window:
- the LOC130818698 gene encoding uncharacterized protein LOC130818698 has translation MGGSKVVEPDNIPIEVCGNYRGIKLLRHTMKLWERVIEKRIRRETVIRENQFRSMPERSTTEAMHLLRRLTEKVSTNIHTPVVMTKSFPIKVGLHQGSTLIPFIFTVIMEEISKSIWETVPWCMLFADDIVLVAETKEEANSKLKEWREALEEEPEVTIGGEVIACTSKFKYLESVIQSNGQIDGDITDRIQAGWLQ, from the exons GTATGCGGGAACTATAGAGGGATCAAACTTCTAAGACACACTATGAaactgtgggaaagagtgattgaGAAAAGAATTAGACGAGAGACGgtaattagagagaaccaatttaGATCCATGCCGGAAAGATCAACCACTGAGGCAATGCATCTTTTGAGGAGATTGACGGAAAA agtgtCGACTAACATACATACACCGGTGGTTATGACAAAGTCTTTCCCAattaaagtgggactacatcagggatcaaCACTAattcctttcatttttacggtTATTATGGAAGAAATCTCAAAATCCATCTGGGAAACCGTGCCATGGTGCATGTTGTTCGCCGACGATATAGTTTTGGTCGCAGAAACCAAGGAGGAGGCAAATAGTAAATTGAAAGAGTGGAGGGAAGCCTTGGAGG AGGAGCCAGAGGTGACCATAGGGGGAGAAGTTATTGCATGTacgtccaagttcaaatatttggaATCAGTGATACAGAGTAATGGGCAGATTGATGGAGACATTACTgatcgtatacaagcgggttggcttcAGTGA